The Anopheles coluzzii chromosome 2, AcolN3, whole genome shotgun sequence genome window below encodes:
- the LOC120950457 gene encoding vacuolar protein sorting-associated protein 33B encodes MDSASGRKLLGFRQIAQEKLQHVFYSIPSEKDLIIEPALIKPLEHVCGASWLRKKGIDKIFKFDSKNPPPKRKQFVYLITSSLLTFKSVLDQISGYQSQTSSMMEPDIRNKQYHVLVLPSVLASFEHLLEEEGLHGIVELYNFQWDFLLLDESLLSLELPNVFADVFVRKDTTPLGSIAQSIRIFNLVMGKPHLVFSLGENAEKILHMVQRMEAAKRPNVVGKDNAAGKVDQPEKEPEYSAMLILDRDRDYPACLLTPVVYCGLLLEIQPLNSGSLAVDGECNKIKNGKLAFLQEQGAATASKQQETTSLRMSGAQDMIYLEHRYRHFSEVISLLSAQAKALGLEGKAYTREMKLHEMKEYVTHKLPKVAAAKKELFKHLRLCETIVEEIGANFEKHQMIEESILTNTNRKQIMNYILELLSSDAHRYNTLRLICLYHVTIGLTGEDMTRLMTGYLNAFGYRHLSLFHSLFQARLFPDTTNLSKTKILSQISIPTLKTPFQIEANKLKQLPTDANDTATTATTPTTDRDGGLTGGVQSTGGGSVAAGGKTCPSYVFNGNYIPLVTQLTNLIFAASSFDNLNTRLGHLERLKVSGRLLTASGQPGDHTQCAPRSIKELSASSHKVALNQLLPFKEKTMFIFIVGGITYAEIAACHLLERTIGAKIVLSSDRIIAGHDLIESVVNC; translated from the exons ATGGATTCTGCAAGCGGTCGGAAGCTTCTTGGATTCCGGCAGATTGCGCAGGAAAAGCTGCAGCATGTATTCTACTCCATCCCGTCGGAGAAGGACCTGATCATCGAACCGGCGCTCATTAAACCGCTGGAACATGTGTGCGGTGCATCCTGGCTTAG GAAGAAAGGCATCGATAAAATATTCAAGTTTGATTCGAAAAATCCCCCACCGAAGCGGAAACAGTTTGTGTACTTGATCACCTCGAGCCTGCTTACGTTCAAGAGCGTGCTGGATCAGATCAGTGGCTACCAGAGCCAGACAAGCAGCATGATGGAACCGGACATACGCAACAAGCAGTACCACGTGCTGGTGCTACCGTCGGTGCTGGCCAGCTTCGAGCATCTGCTGGAGGAGGAGGGCCTCCACGGCATCGTCGAGCTGTACAACTTTCAGTGGGATTTTCTGCTGCTCGACGAATCGCTGCTCAGCCTCGAGCTGCCGAACGTGTTTGCGGATGTGTTTGTGCGCAAGGACACCACACCGCTCGGCTCGATTGCGCAAAGCATTCGCATCTTCAATCTCGTCATGGGCAAGCCCCATCTCGTGTTCAGCCTGGGGGAGAACGCGGAGAAAATACTGCACATGGTGCAGCGCATGGAAGCGGCCAAGCGACCGAATGTCGTGGGGAAGGATAATGCCGCCGGCAAGGTGGACCAGCCGGAGAAAGAGCCGGAGTATTCGGCCATGCTCATACTCGACCGTGATCGTGACTATCCGGCCTGCCTGCTAACACCGGTCGTGTACTGtgggctgctgctggagaTACAGCCCCTCAACTCCGGCTCGCTGGCCGTCGATGGTGAGTGCAACAAGATCAAGAACGGCAAGCTGGCCTTTCTGCAGGAACAGGGCGCCGCTACGGCTTCGAAGCAGCAGGAAACGACTAGCTTGCGCATGAGTGGCGCACAGGACATGATCTATCTCGAGCACCGGTATCGTCACTTTTCCGAAGTCATCAGCCTGCTCAGCGCACAGGCGAAAGCGCTCGGCCTGGAGGGAAAGGCGTACACGCGCGAGATGAAGCTGCACGAGATGAAGGAGTACGTTACGCACAAGCTGCCGAAGGTGGCCGCCGCCAAGAAGGAGCTATTCAAGCATCTCCGGCTGTGCGAAACGATCGTGGAGGAAATAGGCGCCAACTTCGAGAAGCACCAAATGATCGAGGAAAGCATCCTCACCAACACGAACCGCAAGCAAATCATGAACTACATTCTCGAGCTGCTCAGCAGCGACGCGCATCGGTACAATACGCTGCGGCTAATCTGTCTGTACCACGTCACGATCGGGCTGACGGGCGAGGACATGACAAGGCTCATGACGGGCTACCTGAACGCATTCGGGTACCGGCATCTTAGCCTCTTTCACAGCCTCTTTCAAGCGCGTCTCTTCCCCGACACGACCAATCTTAGCAAAACGAAGATTCTGTCGCAAATCTCCATTCCCACGCTCAAGACACCGTTCCAGATTGAGGCGAACAAGCTGAAACAGTTGCCGACGGACGCGAACGACACTGCGACGACTGCGACCACACCAACGACCGACCGAGACGGTGGCCTAACGGGCGGTGTGCAATCGACGGGGGGAGGCAGTGTTGCTGCCGGTGGCAAAACATGCCCCAGCTACGTCTTCAACGGCAATTACATTCCACTGGTGACGCAATTGACCAACCTAATCTTTGCTGCGTCCAGCTTCGACAATCTCAACACCCGGCTGGGTCATCTGGAGCGGCTGAAGGTTTCGGGACGCCTACTAACAGCCAGTGGACAACCGGGTGATCATACACAGTGTGCGCCACGATCGATCAAGGAACTGTCGGCGAGCAGTCACAAGGTGGCCCTGAATCAGCTGCTCCCGTTCAAGGAGAAAACGATGTTCATCTTCATCGTGGGTGGAATTACGTACGCCGAGATCGCTGCCTGCCATCTGCTGGAGCGTACGATCGGGGCTAAGATTGTCCTGTCCTCCGATCGGATCATTGCCGGGCACGATCTTATAGAAAGCGTTGTAAACTGTTAA
- the LOC120950462 gene encoding 60S ribosomal protein L17: MGRYAKEPDNASKSCKSRGSNLRVHFKNTRETALAIKRMPLRRAQRFLKNVIEKKECVPFRRFNGGVGRCAQAKHWGTSVGRWPKKSAEFLLQLLKNAEANADYKGLDVDRLVINHIQVNRAPCLRRRTYRAHGRINPYMSSPCHIELSLTEKEDVVTKATDESEQAKKKLSKKKLQRQKEKMMRNE; encoded by the exons ATGGGACGTTACGCTAAGGAACCCGACAATGCTTCTAAATCCTGTAAATCGCGCGGTTCGAACCTTCGGGTGCATTTCAAG AACACTCGCGAAACGGCACTAGCCATCAAGCGTATGCCGCTCCGTCGTGCTCAGCGTTTCCTGAAGAACGTGATCGAAAAGAAGGAGTGCGTACCGTTCCGCCGCTTCAATGGCGGTGTGGGCCGTTGCGCTCAGGCCAAGCACTGGGGCACGTCGGTCGGTCGCTGGCCGAAGAAGTCTGCCGAgtttctgctgcagctgctgaaaAACGCTGAAGCGAACGCCGACTACAAGGGTCTGGATGTGGATCGGTTAGTGATCAACCACATTCAGGTGAACCGCGCGCCCTGCCTGCGTCGCCGCACGTACCGTGCGCACGGTCGCATCAATCCGTACATGTCGTCGCCGTGCCACATCGAGCTGTCGCTGACGGAGAAGGAGGACGTTGTGACCAAGGCCACCGACGAGTCGGAGCAGGCGAAGAAGAAGCTGTCCAAGAAGAAGCTGCAGCGGCAAAAGGAGAAGATGATGCGCAACGAGTAA
- the LOC120950460 gene encoding JNK1/MAPK8-associated membrane protein, with translation MLRSVDKCPGLYCGRTVLENSSLSECGACLRGYRVNAQYVCSPCEKDLTSHDWLYLGFMTILPLIIHWFCIDLNAHLRKFTKGELILHASACVEVLLSAFLTILFTDPIWQLRINSCGVQKVSDWYTLFHNPTPNYETTLYCTQEAVYPLQTMIFVFYLFCVTFMMIIRPGLNVKFLPYRGKLAVYYALYIFPILALLHAVAGGVIYYTFPYLSILISVVSNALHFSIKLDQTMKSLLETSITQLRNATIILGHWVLLAYGIVSIPYDISYFALLLVPAPALFYIFTAKYTDPDNFK, from the exons ATGTTGCGATCGGTGGACAAATGTCCCGGGCTGTACTGCGGGCGCACGGTTCTGGAAAACAGTTCGCTCAGTGAATGTGGAGCCTGCTTGCGCGGCTACCGCGTGAACGCACAGTACGTGTGTTCGCCGTGTGAAAAAGATCTGACCTCGCACGATTGGCTGTATCTAGGGTTTATGACGATTCTACCACTGATCATACACTGGTTCTGTATCGATCTGAATGCTCACCTGCGCAA ATTCACCAAGGGAGAATTGATCCTGCACGCCAGCGCCTGTGTGGAGGTGCTGCTTTCGGCCTTCCTCACCATCCTCTTCACCGATCCGATCTGGCAGCTGCGCATCAACTCGTGCGGTGTGCAGAAAGTGTCCGACTGGTATACGCTGTTCCACAACCCAACGCCCAACTATGAGACGACGCTGTACTGCACGCAGGAAGCGGTCTACCCGCTGCAGACGATGATATTCGTGTTCTACCTGTTCTGCGTCACGTTCATGATGATCATTCGGCCCGGGTTGAACGTGAAGTTTCTGCCCTACCGTGGCAAGCTCGCCGTCTACTATGCGCTCTACATTTTCCCCATCCTAGCGTTGCTTCACGCCGTCGCCGGTGGTGTTATCT ACTACACCTTCCCCTACTTGAGCATCCTCATTTCGGTGGTGTCGAATGCATTGCACTTTTCGATCAAGCTCGATCAGACGATGAAATCGCTGCTGGAAACGTCGATAACCCAGCTGAGAAATGCAACGATTATAC TTGGCCATTGGGTGCTGTTGGCGTATGGCATTGTATCGATACCGTACGACATTTCCTACTTCGCACTGCTGCTAGTACCTGCACCGGCCCTGTTTTACATTTTCACCGCCAAATACACGGATCCTGATAATTTTAAGTAG
- the LOC120950458 gene encoding uncharacterized protein LOC120950458, which yields MSESRDSNRCRKTSSPYTKQDLKNAINLIVERGTSIRRAAFVCNVPRTTLSTYLKSLKHGKISKLLPQEEQALYQWMTDCCKRGFSIKQRNVETAAEALVQKNVPARSHPFQDTEFGRRCYQKFVRRWLSIDRVKERKHLGTIMDWYLHIESYLNEANLFDILNHPARVFVCDELRFRERVEMQESVRSPLKKMTMLYTFSAAGEHLSPLLVYPYRRDVPPHIVQAAPKNCAIVAHEYGQVTPKTFAAYLDKVVDKFVTAKGIPKPVLMFVDESQVDLTLHLHNTCKRLGVVLIGLSAAQVVKPTGNTFGDICTGWEQELPKWERENGREFTLAECAGLMQQINQRYIKPAVLVKDFAASNLCPWNRPKRDTTMDGDGTAIAYDDMMEGPDEDDEDDDIEIEHFLENVDGWSDGEDGEDFEDEDEFMDELNAEEEEEEQDGNTNINASEQAEEEKKKKEKESTPAVQSAEEKVNKTTAPSTNQPTAPQTVGDVAKCSKSKEAANGEAISDGKESAAVAATVAQQATQNASEEDDNYDGPPDDIDISINFIDFKRAIGSELTEKFERKLEIENRLPLANHAENVLFDIYRQFRCDIVTDSDDDYDVVEVGDE from the exons ATGTCCG AGAGCCGCGATAGCAACCGTTGTCGCAAAACGTCCAGCCCGTACACCAAGCAGGATCTGAAGAATGCCATCAACCTGATCGTTGAACGCGGTACCTCGATTCGCCGTGCTGCATTCGTGTGCAACGTTCCGCGCACCACCCTGTCCACCTACTTGAAGTCGCTGAAGCACGGCAAAATCAGCAAGCTGTTGCCGCAGGAAGAGCAAGCACTGTACCAGTGGATGACGGACTGCTGCAAGCGCGGCTTCTCGATCAAGCAGCGCAACGTGGAGACGGCAGCCGAAGCACTGGTGCAGAAGAACGTCCCGGCCCGGTCGCACCCCTTCCAGGACACGGAGTTTGGGCGGCGCTGCTACCAGAAGTTCGTCCGACGATGGCTCTCGATTGATCGCGTCAAGGAGCGCAAGCATCTCGGCACCATCATGGACTGGTATCTGCACATCGAAAGCTATCTGAACGAGGCGAACCTGTTCGACATCCTGAACCACCCGGCCCGCGTCTTCGTGTGCGACGAGCTGCGGTTCCGGGAGCGGGTCGAAATGCAGGAAAGTGTACGGTCGCCGCTGAAGAAGATGACCATGCTGTACACGTTTTCGGCGGCCGGTGAACACCTGTCCCCGCTGCTTGTCTACCCGTACCGGCGCGACGTGCCACCGCACATAGTCCAGGCGGCGCCGAAAAACTGCGCAATCGTAGCGCACGAGTACGGCCAGGTGACACCGAAAACGTTCGCCGCCTACCTGGACAAGGTGGTGGACAAGTTCGTGACGGCGAAGGGCATTCCGAAGCCGGTGCTGATGTTCGTGGACGAGTCGCAGGTCGACCTGACGCTGCACCTGCACAACACCTGCAAGCGGTTGGGCGTCGTGCTGATCGGGCTGTCGGCGGCCCAGGTAGTGAAGCCGACCGGCAACACGTTCGGCGACATCTGCACCGGCTGGGAGCAGGAGCTGCCGAAGTGGGAACGGGAAAATGGGCGCGAGTTCACGCTTGCCGAATGTGCCGGGCTGATGCAGCAGATTAACCAGCGCTACATAAAGCCGGCGGTGCTGGTGAAAGATTTTGCGGCCAGCAATTTGTGCCCGTGGAATCGGCCGAAGCGCGATACGACGATGGATGGCGATGGTACGGCCATTGCCTACGACGACATGATGGAGGGAccggacgaggacgacgaggacgacgataTAGAAATAGAACACTTCCTGGAGAACGTTGACGGTTGGTCCGATGGAGAGGATGGGGAGGATTTTGAGGACGAAGATGAGTTCATGGACGAATTGAACGcggaggaagaagaggaggagcAGGACGGTAACACCAACATCAACGCCAGTGAACAAgcggaggaagagaaaaagaaaaaggaaaaagagtCCACACCGGCTGTGCAGTCAGCGGAAGAAAAGGTGAACAAAACGACAGCACCCAGCACGAACCAACCGACAGCGCCCCAGACCGTTGGTGATGTTGCCAAATGCTCCAAATCGAAGGAGGCGGCAAATGGAGAAGCGATCAGCGATGGGAAAGAAAGCGCAGCAGTTGCAGCAACAGTGGCGCAGCAGGCGACACAGAACGCATCGGAGGAGGACGATAACTACGATGGGCCGCCGGACGACATCGATATCAGTATTAATTTCATCGACTTCAAACGTGCCATCGGTAGTGAGCTGACGGAAAAGTTTGAACGGAAGCTAGAGATCGAAAACCGTCTACCGCTGGCAAACCACGCCGAGAACGTGCTGTTCGACATCTATCGCCAGTTCCGGTGCGACATCGTCACCGACAGTGACGATGATTACGACGTCGTAGAGGTGGGGGATGAATGA
- the LOC120961585 gene encoding NAD-dependent protein deacetylase Sirt6, translated as MSCNYAEGLSKYENKGVLGVAEIFDTPELVEEKCEQLVKMMLASSHTVVHTGAGISTSAGIPDFRGPNGVWTLEEKGEKPAVNISFDDAVPTRTHMALKSLVASGHVQYIVSQNIDGLHLRSGLARQHLSELHGNMFLEVCTKCRRQYVRSSPAPTVGKKETGNICPGTSAERACRRGKLIDNILDWEHDLPENDLQLAFMHSAMADLNICLGTTLQIVPSGDLPLKNLKHGGRLVICNLQPTKHDKKADLKISTYVDAVLERVAKRLGVEIPEYQREEDPTKRDTYSVQWNIDGKMVKTLEKRYDSTIKEKNQLKKRCSTASIDQDREELKRNNKKLKQEQPSNATNEGDLNS; from the exons atgTCCTGCAATTACGCTGAAGGGCTGtcaaaatatgaaaacaaGGGTGTGCTTGGAGTGGCAGAG ATCTTTGATACTCCCGAACTGGTGGAGGAAAAATGCGAGCAGCTGGTGAAAATGATGCTTGCCTCGAGCCATACCGTCGTGCACACGGGTGCTGGGATTAGCACGAGCGCGGGCATACCGGATTTCCGCGGCCCCAACGGTGTCTGGACGCTGGAGGAGAAAGGGGAAAAACCCGCTGTTAATATTTCGTTCGATGATGCCGTGCCTACCCGCACGCACATGGCTCTGAAGTCGCTCGTAGCCAGTGGTCACGTGCAGTACATCGTCAGCCAGAATATCGACGGTTTGCATCTGCGGTCAGGGCTTGCGAGGCAACACCTGTCCGAACTGCACGGCAATATGTTTTTGGAGGTGTGCACCAAATGTCGTCGTCAGTACGTACGAAGCAGTCCAGCGCCAACAGTGGGCAAAAAGGAGACTGGAAACATTTGTCCCGGCACGAGTGCGGAGCGCGCCTGTCGTCGAGGCAAGCTTATCGATAACATCCTAGACTGGGAGCATGATCTACCTGAAAATGATCTCCAACTGGCATTTATGCATTCCGCGATGGCAGATCTTAACATCTGCCTTGGGACGACATTACAAATCGTGCCGAGCGGTGATCTACCGCTGAAAAATCTCAAACACGGAGGACGACTCGTCATCTGCAATCTGCAGCCGACCAAGCAT GACAAAAAGGCAgatttgaaaatttcaaccTACGTTGATGCGGTGCTTGAACGAGTGGCCAAACGATTAGGTGTAGAAATACCTGAGTATCAGAGGGAAGAAGATCCAACCAAACGCGATACGTACAGTGTGCAGTGGAACATCGATGGAAAAATGGTGAAAACATTAGAAAAACGATACGATAGTACGATAAAAGAGAAAAACCAACTAAAGAAGCGATGTTCCACAGCCAGCATCGATCAGGACCGCGAGGagttaaaaagaaacaacaagaaACTAAAACAAGAACAACCTAGCAATGCAACAAATGAAGGAGATTTAAATAGTTGA
- the LOC120950459 gene encoding myelin expression factor 2, whose amino-acid sequence MDNDSDQNNRDRSRRGDRRSGAGSRFSNDRDRSRDRERSDCRRIYVSNVPYEYRWQDLKDLFRKEVGDVSFVELFHDENNKPRGCGIVEFEKPEHVQMALEKMNRYDINGRNLVIKEDYGNERDKYGRVVPKSFRGNDNDNRRRDRDDDRMSGPSHGGSGGGGGGGGGGGGGGGGGGGIVGGGGNVGGGVLGGGNLGGVSVGVGGNDFSQDYNTYGLSVKFLEGLGIQGPLHTKIFVANLDYKVDAKKLKQVFKLAGKIQSLDLSVDKDGNSRGFAVIEYDHPVEAVQAISMFDRQMLFDRRMTVRLDRLTEKSEMSRLPEGLKGIGIGLGPNGEPLKDVARNLPSLQQQNTAMQSATLANAAPTPVQPPLTASNLLNSAATSSLSGLNSNLAAQLSNVVGLSNLTGGLQSSLLSNAAAGLSNLSGLGGLGAAAAAAAGGVGGGLGGAGGGLGGGLGNSLSSALSGLGGAGNDGGLGSSFNQSYSSGFGNGGSNRGNDYDMGSSNVRNYSTAPNDDYGRNYGGINNGNRKMSDTIIIRNMPSSWTWQTLRDKFRDVGEVKFAEIRGQDTGVVRFAKERDADVAIKLMDGTRFEGRTVDVTFF is encoded by the exons ATGGATAACGACAGTGATCAAAACAATCGCGACCGTTCGAGACGTGGCGATCGACGCAGCGGGGCCGGATCGCGTTTCAGCAACGACCGCGATCGAAGCCGCGATCGAGAACGTAGCGACTGTCGGCGCATCTACGTGTCGAACGTACCGTACGAGTACCGGTGGCAGGATCTGAAGGATCTGTTCCGCAAGGAGGTGGGCGATGTGTCGTTCGTTGAGCTGTTCCACGATGAAAACAATAAGCCCCGGGGGTGCGGCATTGTCGAGTTCGAAAAGCCGGAACACGTGCAGATGGCACTGGAGAAGATGAATCGCTACGACATTAACGGCCGCAATCTGGTTATCAAGGAGGACTACGGTAACGAACGGGACAAGTACGGACGCGTGGTGCCGAAATCATTCCGCGGCAACGACAACGACAACCGCCGTCGGGACCGAGACGACGATCGAAT GTCCGGACCATCGCACGGTggtagcggtggtggtggtggcggcggcggcggcggaggtggcggtggcggtggtggcggcggtattgtcggtggcggtggcaaTGTAGGTGGCGGTGTGCTCGGCGGTGGCAATCTCGGTGGCGTCAGTGTCGGTGTCGGTGGTAATGATTTCTCCCAGGACTACAATACGTACGGTCTGAGCGTGAAGTTCTTGGAAGGGTTAGGCATTCAAGGGCCGTTGCATACGAAGATCTTCGTCGCGAAT CTTGACTACAAAGTCGATGCGAAGAAGCTGAAGCAGGTGTTTAAGTTAGCGGGCAAAATCCAAAGTCTCGATCTGTCCGTCGACAAGGATGGGAACAGCCGCGGCTTCGCCGTCATTGAGTACGATCATCCGGTCGAGGCGGTGCAGGCCATCTCGATGTTTGACCGGCAGATGCTGTTCGACCGTCGCATGACCGTCCGGCTCGATCGGCTGACGGAAAAGAGCGAGATGAGCCGGCTGCCCGAGGGCCTCAAGGGCATCGGTATCGGGTTGGGTCCGAACGGTGAGCCGCTCAAGGACGTGGCGCGCAATCTGCCctcgctgcagcagcaaaacacggCCATGCAAAGTGCAACGCTGGCCAATGCGGCCCCGACGCCCGTGCAGCCGCCGCTGACGGCGAGCAATCTGCTCAACTCGGCCGCCACCAGCAGCCTGTCCGGGTTGAACTCGAACCTGGCGGCGCAGCTCAGCAACGTGGTCGGCCTGTCGAATCTGACCGGCGGGCTGCAAAGTTCGCTCCTGTCGAATGCGGCCGCCGGTCTGTCCAATCTGAGCGGGCTCGGCGGGCTGGGTGCGGCcgcggcagcagcggccggTGGCGTCGGTGGCGGTTTGggcggtgccggtggtggGTTGGGCGGTGGTCTCGGCAACAGCCTGTCCAGCGCGCTCAGCGGTCTCGGCGGGGCCGGCAATGACGGTGGGTTGGGCTCCAGCTTCAACCAAAGCTACTCGTCCGGCTTCGGTAACGGTGGGTCGAATCGGGGCAACGACTACGACATGGGTTCGTCCAACGTTCGCAACTACAGCACGGCACCGAACGATGACTACGGTCGCAACTACGGCGGCATCAACAATGGCAACCGCAAGATGTCCGACACGATCATCATTCGCAAT ATGCCGTCTTCCTGGACTTGGCAAACGCTGCGCGATAAGTTCCGTGACGTCGGGGAGGTGAAGTTTGCCGAAATCAGAGGACAGGACACCGGTGTCGTTCGTTTCGCCAAGGAACGGGACGCCGATGTTGCCATTA AACTAATGGACGGGACGCGCTTTGAAGGACGAACGGTGGATGTGACTTTCTTTTAA